In Edaphobacter dinghuensis, a genomic segment contains:
- the mutL gene encoding DNA mismatch repair endonuclease MutL yields the protein MGRIRILSDLVANQIAAGEVVERPASVVKELLENSIDAGATRIRIEVEAGGRKLIRITDNGHGMVKDDALLAFERHATSKLRTSDDLLSIATLGFRGEALPSIASVSRLTLETRAPEEDSGTLVEIAGGNILRVEEAGLPAGTTITIRDLFFNTPARRKFLRSEQTELSHIASLVTNYALAHPTKHFELHSATQALLIAPSVSNSADRLFQIFGRETSSLMLSTAAEMDFARAGLPEPPPWKREEDYTPPDPGYLRITGFVSKPELQKLNRNSVYVFVNHRLVRDKLVLHALGEAYRNIIPPTSFPVVLLFLEMPPQEVDVNVHPAKTEVRFRQSSFVHDFIRDTVRTTLMQSRPVASFAAALHNTPHASASLLLDVSPMSNGPSQPVFEPQSEPQSEADPGPADTAPFNLSAPQAPESPGSLAFPEAQIPVGYEAEAAPNENETLNALATLKPLGQLRDSFILAVNDEGLWIVDQHVAHERVLFEKILREREVEKVQRQRLLMPVLVDLLPAQMISFARLADELDRNGFEAEPFGPNTIAIKAAPVGLEGRELERMLEEVLAVPDREQQTENSETRRRRIAASIACHAAIKINTPLEPVKIDWLLAELGKTEHPTSCPHGRPIALRYSHKDIAKAFQRI from the coding sequence ATGGGCCGCATTCGCATTCTCTCTGACCTGGTAGCCAATCAGATCGCTGCCGGAGAAGTCGTTGAGCGCCCAGCCTCCGTCGTCAAAGAGCTGCTCGAAAACTCCATCGACGCCGGTGCGACCCGCATCCGCATTGAGGTCGAAGCCGGTGGCCGCAAGCTCATCCGCATCACCGACAACGGCCACGGCATGGTCAAAGACGACGCTCTGCTCGCCTTCGAGCGCCACGCCACCTCCAAGCTCCGCACCTCCGACGATCTGCTCTCCATCGCCACGCTCGGCTTTCGCGGCGAAGCGTTGCCCTCGATCGCCAGTGTCTCCCGCCTCACGCTCGAGACTCGCGCTCCCGAAGAAGACTCCGGCACGCTCGTCGAGATCGCTGGAGGCAACATCCTCCGCGTCGAAGAGGCGGGCCTTCCCGCCGGAACCACCATCACCATCCGCGACCTCTTCTTCAATACACCGGCACGCCGCAAATTTCTCCGCTCCGAGCAGACCGAGCTCTCGCACATCGCTTCTCTGGTCACGAACTACGCGCTCGCGCACCCTACCAAACACTTCGAGCTACACTCTGCGACGCAAGCTTTGCTGATCGCGCCATCGGTCAGCAACAGCGCCGACCGCCTCTTCCAGATCTTCGGTCGCGAGACCTCCAGCCTCATGCTCTCCACCGCCGCCGAGATGGACTTCGCCCGCGCCGGTCTGCCCGAGCCGCCGCCATGGAAGCGTGAAGAGGACTACACGCCGCCCGACCCCGGCTACCTGCGCATCACTGGCTTCGTCTCCAAGCCCGAACTGCAAAAGCTCAATCGCAACTCCGTCTACGTCTTCGTCAACCATCGCCTCGTGCGCGACAAGCTCGTCCTGCACGCGCTCGGCGAGGCCTACCGCAACATCATTCCGCCAACATCGTTCCCTGTCGTGCTGCTCTTCCTCGAGATGCCGCCGCAGGAGGTCGACGTCAACGTCCATCCGGCAAAGACGGAGGTCCGCTTCCGCCAGTCGAGCTTCGTCCACGACTTCATCCGCGACACCGTCCGCACTACGCTCATGCAGAGCCGCCCCGTAGCCAGCTTCGCCGCCGCCCTGCACAACACACCTCATGCCAGCGCCTCGCTTCTGCTCGACGTAAGCCCCATGAGCAACGGCCCGTCGCAGCCCGTCTTCGAACCACAGTCAGAGCCGCAGTCCGAAGCCGATCCCGGCCCAGCCGACACCGCGCCCTTCAACCTCTCTGCACCGCAAGCCCCCGAGTCTCCCGGCAGCCTGGCCTTTCCTGAAGCCCAGATCCCCGTAGGCTACGAAGCCGAGGCAGCGCCGAACGAAAACGAGACACTCAACGCCCTCGCTACGCTGAAGCCGCTCGGCCAACTCCGCGACTCCTTCATCCTCGCCGTCAACGACGAGGGCCTCTGGATCGTCGACCAGCACGTAGCCCACGAGCGCGTCCTGTTTGAAAAGATCCTCCGCGAACGCGAGGTGGAAAAAGTCCAGCGCCAACGCCTGCTCATGCCGGTACTGGTCGATCTCCTGCCCGCGCAGATGATCTCCTTCGCCCGCCTCGCCGACGAGCTGGACCGCAACGGCTTCGAGGCCGAGCCGTTCGGCCCCAACACCATCGCCATCAAGGCCGCTCCGGTAGGACTCGAAGGCAGGGAACTGGAGCGAATGCTCGAAGAGGTCCTCGCCGTTCCCGACCGCGAGCAGCAAACCGAGAACTCCGAGACTCGCCGACGCCGCATCGCAGCCAGCATCGCCTGCCACGCCGCCATCAAGATCAACACCCCTCTCGAACCCGTCAAAATCGACTGGCTGCTCGCCGAACTGGGAAAAACCGAGCATCCCACAAGCTGTCCGCATGGCCGCCCCATCGCATTGCGGTACTCCCACAAAGACATTGCCAAAGCCTTCCAGCGCATCTAG
- a CDS encoding PEP-CTERM sorting domain-containing protein, whose protein sequence is MKLKTRILLAIPCLAAFLAVTGAAHADTFTGSVWENATSYPNSLPANTSGLGTPSATFDVNGINFNSSNTANGYTVGGFLTTGGNTVTNASGLSAIAGDTLNNTIFEFTGYTNLIAGHTYEVTHDDGAILYINGVAVINAGAPTSAEVSSFVASATGTFSVDLLYAEVNGAPGVLTSDLVATTPEPNSIILLGSGLLGMAGLVRRRMGV, encoded by the coding sequence ATGAAATTGAAGACACGGATTCTTTTAGCAATTCCTTGCCTGGCAGCTTTTCTTGCTGTAACCGGCGCCGCTCACGCAGATACATTCACCGGTTCCGTTTGGGAAAATGCCACTTCCTACCCCAACTCTTTGCCTGCCAACACCTCAGGACTTGGGACGCCCTCCGCTACGTTCGATGTGAACGGAATTAACTTCAACTCCAGCAACACGGCGAACGGATATACCGTGGGTGGCTTCCTTACCACTGGCGGCAACACGGTAACAAACGCATCGGGTCTGTCGGCCATCGCAGGCGACACGCTCAACAACACCATCTTTGAGTTCACTGGCTACACCAACCTCATTGCGGGTCATACCTATGAGGTCACCCATGATGACGGAGCCATCCTCTATATCAACGGTGTTGCCGTGATCAATGCGGGTGCGCCTACCTCGGCCGAAGTCTCCAGCTTTGTCGCAAGCGCCACGGGGACCTTCTCAGTTGACCTTCTCTATGCTGAGGTTAACGGAGCTCCCGGCGTCCTTACGTCCGATCTGGTTGCGACCACACCCGAGCCCAACAGCATCATCCTGCTCGGCAGCGGTCTGCTCGGAATGGCCGGCCTCGTTCGCCGTCGCATGGGCGTCTAG
- a CDS encoding PEP-CTERM sorting domain-containing protein — protein MKLSLRLFTPVVCSAVLLAATTFAHADITSATVYENVPDASNAADPANQGASLASANFTIGSSGIDFQSPPAAYTVAGFLNNPTFSNEVNGFNPNDTADNLELVITGSLYLNAGSNSLAVGHDDGAVLNIAGFGNVVNAPGPTSFSNSPFTVNAASAGMYNFTLQYAECCGAPSDLLFTVNNAPVGVTPEPSSIILLGSGLFGIAGLIRRRMSF, from the coding sequence ATGAAGCTCTCACTCCGTTTGTTTACGCCAGTCGTCTGCTCCGCAGTGCTACTGGCCGCAACCACATTCGCCCATGCGGATATCACCAGTGCGACCGTCTACGAAAATGTACCTGATGCGAGCAATGCAGCCGATCCGGCAAACCAGGGTGCCAGCTTGGCCAGTGCCAACTTCACCATCGGCTCATCCGGCATCGACTTCCAAAGCCCGCCGGCCGCCTACACCGTTGCAGGCTTTCTTAACAATCCAACCTTCAGCAATGAGGTCAATGGTTTCAATCCAAATGACACCGCAGACAACCTTGAGCTGGTCATCACCGGCAGCTTATATTTGAACGCTGGCTCCAACAGTCTCGCTGTTGGACATGACGATGGTGCCGTGCTGAATATCGCCGGTTTCGGTAACGTTGTCAACGCTCCCGGCCCCACCAGCTTCTCTAACTCTCCTTTCACCGTCAACGCAGCTTCAGCAGGCATGTATAACTTCACACTTCAATATGCCGAGTGCTGCGGCGCACCGTCCGATCTTCTATTTACGGTCAACAATGCTCCCGTGGGAGTAACTCCGGAGCCCAGCAGCATCATATTGCTTGGCAGCGGACTGTTTGGAATCGCAGGCCTCATTCGTCGTCGGATGAGTTTCTAA
- a CDS encoding Gfo/Idh/MocA family protein produces the protein MASQDTNRRNFLKIGSSALAATAVSWNATSYASIVGANDRVKVGIVGCGDRMKGALIPAFQANAKDMNFEIVAVSDIWNRRREEGAAYIQKMSGNQIAPVRNNDELYARKDIDAVLVATADFQHARHGTEAVNAGRDAYVEKPTAHTMEDARLFRAAVHKTGKIVQVGTQRRSTPSYMKAAEYIKSGKFGDIVMVEMTWNVNQPGRWRRPDVVPLLKEEDTDWKRYLMNRPYEPFNARKYLEFRLFWPYSSGIPDQWLVHQIDTVHWFSGLPHPRSVVANGGIYLWKDGRKNWDTMTAVFDYGPLDDLSKGFQVQYTSRFTNSAGGVKELYYSNGGMLDMSKQTVTPTGGLTAKSAAEMNMKANLLPSFPLVEHAEAMETGLGTHVDAETSANMRNWMECVRSRKTPNASIEAGYSHSIALCMNIAAIQTGEKVTFDDKTQQVMAGGKVHA, from the coding sequence ATGGCATCGCAGGATACGAACCGAAGAAATTTCTTGAAGATAGGCAGCTCGGCGCTGGCAGCGACGGCAGTCTCGTGGAACGCAACCAGCTATGCCAGCATCGTTGGCGCGAACGACCGGGTGAAGGTCGGCATTGTGGGCTGTGGCGACCGTATGAAGGGCGCTTTGATTCCTGCGTTTCAGGCCAATGCGAAGGACATGAACTTCGAGATCGTTGCGGTGTCGGATATCTGGAACCGGCGGCGCGAAGAGGGTGCCGCCTATATTCAGAAGATGAGCGGCAACCAGATCGCGCCGGTGCGTAACAACGATGAGCTCTATGCACGCAAAGATATCGATGCCGTGCTGGTGGCGACTGCCGACTTCCAGCATGCACGCCATGGCACGGAGGCCGTCAACGCCGGGCGCGATGCCTATGTCGAAAAGCCGACCGCGCACACGATGGAAGACGCTCGGCTGTTTCGCGCTGCGGTGCATAAGACGGGAAAGATTGTTCAAGTGGGTACGCAGCGGCGCAGCACTCCCAGCTATATGAAGGCGGCCGAGTACATCAAGTCGGGCAAGTTCGGCGACATCGTGATGGTGGAGATGACGTGGAACGTGAATCAGCCGGGACGCTGGCGCAGGCCGGATGTTGTGCCGCTGCTGAAGGAAGAAGACACGGACTGGAAGCGCTACCTGATGAACCGTCCTTATGAGCCGTTCAATGCACGGAAGTATCTTGAGTTCCGCCTATTCTGGCCTTACTCCTCGGGCATTCCCGACCAGTGGCTGGTGCACCAGATCGACACCGTGCACTGGTTTAGCGGATTGCCGCACCCACGCAGCGTCGTGGCCAACGGCGGCATTTACCTGTGGAAGGACGGCCGCAAGAACTGGGACACGATGACGGCGGTCTTCGACTACGGCCCGCTTGATGATCTGTCGAAGGGATTCCAAGTGCAGTACACCTCGCGCTTTACCAACTCGGCTGGCGGAGTGAAGGAGCTCTATTACTCGAACGGCGGCATGCTGGATATGTCGAAGCAGACGGTGACGCCGACGGGCGGGCTGACGGCGAAGTCGGCGGCGGAGATGAATATGAAGGCAAACCTTCTGCCCAGCTTTCCACTGGTGGAGCATGCAGAGGCGATGGAGACAGGTCTCGGCACGCATGTCGATGCGGAGACCTCGGCTAACATGCGCAACTGGATGGAGTGCGTGCGGTCGCGCAAGACACCGAATGCCAGCATCGAAGCCGGGTACAGCCATTCCATTGCACTGTGCATGAATATCGCCGCTATCCAGACTGGAGAGAAGGTGACCTTCGACGACAAGACGCAGCAGGTGATGGCGGGAGGAAAGGTGCATGCATAA
- a CDS encoding PmoA family protein: protein MHKLVLYSVMAMVGLGGSVQALAKTADHDVKVTTNEAERRVDITIDGQPFTSYVWPTTLKKPVLFPLIAPDGVTVTRGYPLAPRPGERVDHPHHAGLWFNYGNVNGFDFWNNSDAIKPENRDKMGSIYQEKIVSTKSGRNQGELTVDSVWVTGKGEKIINETTRYTFSQHGDVRAIDLDITLHALDKVVFNDDKEGVLGIRVAHFLESATEKGGIFSDASGRPTKVDAGNTAGATGVYLTSEGKKGDAVWSTRGRWCELTGTNADGKTETIAILDNPKNPGYPTYWHARGYGLFAANPLGRKIFDPKQTAFDYTIDKGQSATFHYRVLLLSHAVSAEEMNKAADRFAAE, encoded by the coding sequence ATGCATAAGCTGGTTTTGTACAGCGTGATGGCTATGGTTGGGCTGGGAGGCTCGGTTCAGGCTTTGGCGAAGACGGCAGATCATGATGTGAAGGTCACAACGAATGAGGCGGAACGGCGCGTCGATATCACCATCGACGGCCAGCCGTTCACCTCGTACGTGTGGCCGACGACGCTGAAGAAGCCGGTGCTGTTTCCGCTGATCGCGCCGGATGGGGTGACGGTGACGCGCGGCTATCCTCTGGCACCGCGTCCGGGAGAGCGCGTGGACCATCCGCACCACGCGGGGCTGTGGTTCAACTACGGCAACGTGAACGGGTTCGACTTCTGGAACAACTCGGACGCGATCAAACCTGAAAACCGCGACAAGATGGGCAGCATCTACCAGGAGAAGATCGTGTCTACGAAGAGTGGACGCAATCAGGGCGAGCTGACCGTCGATTCGGTGTGGGTGACGGGTAAGGGCGAGAAGATCATTAATGAGACGACGCGCTACACCTTCTCGCAGCATGGCGATGTCAGGGCGATCGATCTCGATATCACCCTGCACGCACTCGACAAGGTGGTCTTCAACGACGACAAAGAAGGCGTGCTGGGCATTCGCGTAGCGCACTTTTTGGAGTCGGCGACGGAGAAGGGCGGAATCTTCTCCGATGCCAGCGGACGTCCGACGAAGGTTGATGCCGGGAATACCGCGGGTGCAACCGGTGTCTACCTGACCAGCGAAGGCAAAAAGGGCGATGCGGTGTGGTCGACGCGTGGACGCTGGTGCGAGCTGACCGGCACCAACGCCGATGGCAAGACGGAGACGATTGCGATTCTCGACAACCCGAAGAATCCGGGGTATCCGACTTACTGGCACGCTCGCGGGTATGGTCTGTTCGCGGCGAACCCGCTGGGGCGGAAGATCTTCGATCCGAAGCAGACGGCGTTTGATTACACCATCGATAAGGGACAGAGTGCTACGTTCCACTATCGGGTGCTGCTGCTCTCGCATGCTGTTTCGGCGGAAGAGATGAACAAGGCTGCGGACCGGTTTGCTGCGGAGTAG
- a CDS encoding cold-shock protein, which produces MEQGTVKWFNDAKGFGFISRQNGEDVFVHYSAINSNGFKSLQEGQAVQFNVVKGPKGWQASDVQPL; this is translated from the coding sequence ATGGAACAGGGAACAGTAAAGTGGTTTAACGATGCCAAGGGGTTTGGCTTTATCAGCCGTCAGAACGGCGAGGATGTGTTCGTACACTACTCGGCGATCAATTCAAACGGTTTCAAAAGCCTTCAGGAAGGCCAGGCCGTACAGTTCAACGTGGTCAAGGGACCCAAGGGATGGCAAGCGTCTGACGTTCAGCCTCTCTAG
- a CDS encoding PEP-CTERM sorting domain-containing protein produces the protein MFSLPGSRRTRKATLLALCAAVFALFVPVALHASSITYNLTLTPSAGSPFGGTGTITLNSAVPATGQVDYTQANGGLLDVTFNIDGQNFSLAGATGTTLVRFLNGQLNDITFAETIGTTPERFTLDSTAGYAFYYNDGQAASYGTFSVAGIAGTSPSPVPEPSSLLLFATGLLGAAGLLYFRMARETVSAKSC, from the coding sequence ATGTTCTCTCTGCCTGGATCTCGCCGCACCCGCAAAGCGACTCTGCTTGCACTCTGTGCCGCCGTGTTTGCCTTGTTCGTGCCAGTTGCTTTGCATGCATCATCCATTACCTATAACCTGACCCTCACCCCCAGCGCCGGATCGCCCTTTGGCGGTACCGGAACGATCACGCTCAACAGCGCTGTCCCCGCAACCGGGCAGGTGGACTACACCCAGGCCAACGGCGGTCTGCTCGATGTCACCTTCAACATCGACGGCCAGAACTTCTCCCTCGCCGGAGCGACCGGAACCACCCTCGTCCGCTTCCTCAACGGCCAACTCAACGACATCACCTTTGCCGAGACTATCGGAACGACGCCCGAGCGCTTCACTCTCGATTCCACTGCGGGCTATGCCTTCTACTACAACGACGGCCAAGCTGCATCTTATGGCACTTTCTCTGTTGCCGGCATCGCAGGCACCTCGCCGTCGCCAGTTCCCGAGCCTTCGTCGCTCCTGCTGTTTGCAACCGGCCTTCTCGGCGCGGCTGGGCTTCTCTACTTCCGTATGGCTCGTGAAACCGTTAGCGCAAAAAGCTGCTAA
- the pyk gene encoding pyruvate kinase: MTTSPNSLPNDSSFTGTERLRRAKIVATLGPASSSPEVFRKLVRAGLDVARLNFSHGSHAQKAELIKMVRTVAKEEGKPICILADLQGPKIRTGKLKGHKPVQLVAGKRLTITPREIEGTAALVGTTFKTLAENLEPGSRILLSDGLIELRVEQVKGVDVVCEIINGGTLGENKGINLPGIPVKVPSLTEKDEEDLIFAIGQGVDTIAVSFVRTADDVRHVKGRLAALKSDAWIIAKLEKPQAIEHLDSILEVTDAIMVARGDLGVEVPPEKVPAIQKHIIRRAAEYRKPVITATQMLESMIDNPRPTRAEASDVANAIYDGTDAVMLSAESAAGKYPVEAVAMMAKIVTETEHQIRLDPRPALGRSHSVRLSIAETICECMAHAADDLDVAAIAIFTETGMTARLLSKYHPEPPIFALSPFEKVINRSMLLWGTYPILCDRFRDTDKLVNMAEEVLERGGHVQPRQIVGIVAGTRTKSGATNFMRLHMVGDRDTSAAKAKPKSKLKKKK; the protein is encoded by the coding sequence ATGACGACTTCTCCAAATTCCCTCCCGAACGACTCCTCATTTACCGGAACCGAGCGCCTTCGCCGCGCCAAAATCGTTGCTACTCTAGGGCCTGCCTCAAGTTCACCTGAAGTCTTCCGCAAGCTCGTTCGGGCAGGACTCGACGTTGCCCGCCTCAACTTCTCCCACGGCAGCCACGCGCAAAAGGCTGAGCTGATCAAGATGGTCCGCACCGTCGCCAAGGAAGAGGGCAAGCCCATCTGCATCCTCGCCGACCTGCAAGGTCCAAAGATCCGCACCGGCAAGCTCAAGGGACATAAGCCTGTCCAACTCGTCGCGGGCAAGCGTCTCACCATCACCCCACGCGAGATCGAAGGTACCGCAGCCCTCGTCGGTACCACCTTCAAGACGCTGGCCGAGAACCTCGAGCCTGGCTCCCGCATCCTCCTCTCCGACGGCCTCATCGAGCTGCGCGTCGAGCAGGTCAAGGGCGTCGATGTCGTCTGCGAGATCATTAACGGCGGCACCCTCGGCGAGAACAAGGGCATCAACCTCCCCGGCATCCCCGTCAAAGTTCCCTCACTCACCGAGAAGGACGAGGAAGACCTCATCTTCGCCATCGGCCAGGGCGTCGACACCATAGCCGTCTCCTTCGTTCGCACCGCCGACGACGTTCGCCACGTCAAGGGCCGCCTCGCCGCGCTCAAGTCCGACGCCTGGATCATCGCCAAGCTCGAGAAGCCTCAGGCCATCGAGCACCTCGACAGCATCCTCGAAGTCACCGACGCCATCATGGTGGCCCGCGGTGACCTCGGCGTCGAAGTCCCACCGGAAAAAGTTCCGGCCATCCAGAAGCACATCATCCGCCGCGCTGCCGAGTATCGTAAGCCCGTCATCACCGCGACGCAGATGCTCGAATCCATGATCGACAATCCGCGCCCCACTCGCGCCGAGGCCTCCGACGTCGCTAACGCCATCTACGATGGCACCGACGCTGTCATGCTCTCCGCCGAAAGCGCCGCCGGTAAGTATCCCGTCGAAGCTGTCGCCATGATGGCCAAGATCGTCACCGAGACCGAGCACCAGATTCGCCTCGATCCTCGTCCCGCGCTCGGCCGCTCGCACAGCGTGCGCCTCTCCATCGCAGAGACCATCTGCGAGTGTATGGCCCACGCGGCAGATGATCTGGACGTTGCCGCCATCGCCATCTTCACCGAGACCGGCATGACCGCGCGCCTGCTCTCGAAGTACCACCCCGAGCCGCCCATCTTTGCCCTCTCGCCGTTTGAGAAGGTCATCAACCGCTCCATGCTGCTCTGGGGCACCTATCCCATCCTCTGCGACCGCTTCCGCGATACCGACAAGCTGGTCAACATGGCCGAAGAGGTTCTCGAAAGAGGAGGCCACGTGCAGCCTCGCCAGATCGTCGGCATCGTCGCCGGAACCCGCACCAAGTCCGGCGCAACCAACTTCATGCGTCTGCACATGGTGGGCGACCGCGACACATCGGCGGCAAAGGCCAAACCCAAATCCAAGCTAAAGAAGAAAAAGTAA
- the cmk gene encoding (d)CMP kinase, whose product MTLSSATPQPEPTKRQRPVIAIDGPAGAGKSTLAAHLARRFGFLNLETGAMYRALALKAIENDFAFDEEAPLLELASHTRIALEPQMEGNRVLLDGMDVSRRIREQDVTSAASQISIHHNLRAWMVLQQRALGQQGGVVMEGRDIGTAVFPDAEVKIFLDAAPEVRGNRRYRQTIPAPSPELSEIPADSGRQVPPPQSAEEQRAAEEAILRDLKERDYRDRHRAESPLQPAADAVILDSTAMTLEEVLARAEEIVRAHLPADQ is encoded by the coding sequence ATGACGCTTTCCTCTGCAACTCCGCAGCCTGAACCGACCAAGCGCCAGCGGCCCGTCATCGCCATCGACGGCCCCGCTGGCGCGGGTAAAAGCACACTTGCTGCCCATCTTGCCCGCCGCTTCGGCTTCCTCAATCTCGAAACCGGGGCTATGTACCGCGCTTTGGCGCTCAAGGCCATCGAAAACGACTTTGCCTTCGACGAAGAGGCGCCGCTGCTCGAGCTGGCCAGCCACACCCGCATCGCGCTCGAGCCGCAGATGGAAGGCAACCGCGTCCTGCTCGACGGGATGGACGTCTCCCGCCGCATCCGCGAGCAGGATGTCACCTCTGCCGCCTCGCAGATCTCCATCCACCACAATCTCCGCGCCTGGATGGTCCTACAGCAACGCGCCCTCGGCCAGCAGGGCGGGGTCGTCATGGAAGGCCGCGACATCGGCACCGCTGTCTTCCCCGACGCTGAGGTCAAGATCTTCCTCGATGCCGCGCCTGAGGTTCGCGGTAACCGCCGCTACCGCCAGACCATTCCGGCACCCTCGCCTGAGCTCTCTGAGATCCCCGCAGACTCCGGCCGGCAGGTTCCTCCGCCGCAGTCTGCCGAAGAGCAGCGCGCCGCCGAAGAAGCCATTCTGCGCGACCTTAAAGAGCGCGACTATCGCGACCGTCACCGTGCCGAATCCCCGCTCCAGCCCGCTGCTGACGCGGTGATCCTTGACTCTACCGCCATGACACTCGAAGAGGTCCTGGCGCGGGCCGAGGAGATCGTTCGCGCTCATCTTCCAGCAGATCAATAG